The following proteins come from a genomic window of Phnomibacter ginsenosidimutans:
- a CDS encoding bile acid:sodium symporter produces the protein MGPATKRHSPRPHRQHRRFAHLLFYGLRLSPDKLKAGLKNWHLHVLVQLSTFLLFPLLVLVLYPFMQSSSHASIWLALLFLAALPSTVSSSVVMVSVAKGNLPAAIFNASISGLIGIAITPLWMGLFMQQQTGHYDLSSIYSKLLLEILLPVVLGILLQRYGGQLAIRYHRQLSLFDKSVILLIIYKSFAESFAGDLYAQVAWLDFALIAVVVLALFYGVYALIGIMSKRLHFSIEDQITAQFCGTKKSLVHGTVFSKILFAQAGTTGLMLLPLMLFHAFQILVISVYAARLAKREGIQ, from the coding sequence GTGGGGCCTGCCACAAAGCGGCATTCCCCTCGACCGCATCGGCAGCATCGGCGTTTCGCTCATCTTCTTTTTTATGGCCTTCGCCTCAGCCCCGATAAGCTCAAAGCCGGTCTCAAAAACTGGCACCTGCATGTATTGGTGCAGTTGTCTACGTTTCTGTTGTTTCCCTTACTTGTTTTGGTACTGTATCCATTCATGCAATCAAGCAGCCACGCCAGTATTTGGTTGGCGTTGTTGTTTTTAGCCGCCTTGCCATCTACCGTTTCATCTTCGGTGGTAATGGTGTCGGTTGCAAAGGGCAATTTGCCCGCAGCCATTTTCAATGCCAGTATTTCGGGGCTCATTGGTATTGCCATCACGCCTTTGTGGATGGGCCTGTTCATGCAACAACAAACGGGCCACTACGATCTCAGCAGCATTTACAGCAAGCTGCTCTTAGAGATTTTACTGCCCGTAGTACTCGGCATTTTGTTGCAACGCTATGGCGGCCAACTGGCCATTCGCTATCACCGGCAGCTCAGCCTGTTCGACAAATCTGTCATTCTGCTCATCATTTACAAAAGCTTTGCAGAGTCGTTTGCCGGTGATTTGTATGCGCAGGTGGCGTGGCTCGATTTTGCATTGATTGCTGTGGTAGTGCTGGCATTGTTTTATGGGGTGTATGCATTGATTGGTATTATGAGCAAGCGATTACATTTCAGCATCGAAGACCAGATAACGGCACAGTTTTGCGGCACCAAAAAATCGTTGGTGCATGGCACCGTGTTTTCTAAAATCTTGTTTGCACAGGCAGGTACTACCGGCCTCATGCTGCTGCCGCTCATGTTGTTTCATGCCTTTCAAATATTAGTGATTAGTGTGTATGCTGCCCGATTGGCCAAGCGGGAAGGCATACAATAG
- a CDS encoding lipid A deacylase LpxR family protein produces MRKLYGQLTAVCGIILLSGLSAVAQPLVEEDSMPPRIIRNHFRHESLIISDNDNYVLQLRDGYYTNGLMLRFSHAATAKPGGNRLAKAVHSYELGQHIFNPVRFDSLNIATQDRPFAGYLYGRFSRQLFYKHNAYLQLSGSLGVVGPASGAKQVQRWYHSAIGIYDVQGWSNQVKNEFHVQGSVQYVRSFWQKAQQQRRYDIATVTEANLGNAFVNAQAGLLLRAGLMEAYQNSAHFNGRVSRKGADAPVHHKEFYYFVQPTLQWQGYNASLQGGMLRSNKGPKTVAIEPWVWQVQTGFKLAQNRWTLGMHYVYRSKQAVGQQRSEKFLSIQIAYRTGGY; encoded by the coding sequence ATGAGAAAATTGTACGGGCAGCTAACGGCTGTGTGTGGTATCATTTTGCTGTCGGGCCTTTCGGCCGTTGCCCAGCCGTTGGTTGAGGAAGACAGCATGCCGCCCCGAATCATCCGCAATCATTTCCGGCATGAGTCGCTGATCATTTCCGACAACGATAATTATGTATTGCAACTACGGGATGGATATTATACCAACGGTTTGATGTTGCGTTTCAGCCACGCAGCTACTGCAAAGCCTGGTGGTAACCGATTGGCTAAAGCGGTACACAGCTACGAGTTGGGCCAGCATATTTTCAATCCCGTTCGCTTCGATAGCCTCAATATTGCTACGCAAGACCGGCCGTTTGCGGGCTACCTCTATGGCCGGTTTAGCCGGCAATTGTTTTACAAGCACAATGCTTACCTGCAGCTCAGCGGTTCGCTGGGTGTAGTGGGGCCGGCCTCGGGGGCCAAACAGGTGCAGCGCTGGTACCACAGTGCCATTGGTATTTATGATGTGCAAGGCTGGAGCAATCAGGTGAAAAATGAGTTTCATGTACAGGGTTCGGTGCAGTATGTGCGTAGCTTTTGGCAAAAAGCACAACAGCAAAGACGTTACGATATTGCTACTGTAACCGAAGCCAATCTGGGCAATGCTTTTGTAAATGCCCAGGCCGGGTTGCTACTGCGGGCCGGGCTGATGGAAGCCTATCAAAACAGTGCTCATTTCAACGGCCGTGTTTCCCGTAAGGGTGCAGATGCTCCTGTGCACCACAAAGAGTTTTACTACTTCGTGCAGCCTACGCTGCAGTGGCAAGGCTACAATGCCAGCCTGCAAGGCGGCATGCTGCGCAGCAATAAAGGCCCCAAAACAGTAGCCATAGAACCATGGGTGTGGCAAGTACAAACCGGTTTTAAGCTGGCACAAAACCGCTGGACACTGGGCATGCATTATGTGTACCGCAGCAAGCAAGCTGTGGGCCAGCAGCGATCGGAAAAGTTCTTGTCTATTCAAATCGCCTATCGTACCGGTGGCTATTAA
- a CDS encoding HAEPLYID family protein, with product MKNIFIVLLLVCSGTAVSQQADSIHVTTDSLYIASIEKQKGRAKIMHAEPLYIDLIRDLGARKGEREWNFGTGIVDNNTYDVYQALIEYEWAPLNRLGVEVELPFTFTPSSSWQKQVNKLNSLKLAAQYTALVHEPSKTSVAVGYLHEFELPAFHAYGKTALLAGHTLSPFFIAAKRFGSNWHGLLYTGPIWQYHASSKHWHRSGQYNLSSHYMLPGTRNFIGVEVNASSTKQDLDVTIRPQMRLSISDNLLIGIVAGIPVKRENQRLSSFARIIYEPGHKHRQ from the coding sequence ATGAAAAACATTTTTATAGTACTGCTGCTCGTTTGCAGCGGTACAGCTGTTAGTCAGCAGGCCGACAGCATCCATGTGACAACAGACAGCCTGTACATTGCCAGTATTGAAAAACAAAAAGGCCGTGCAAAAATTATGCATGCCGAACCTTTATACATTGATTTGATACGTGATTTAGGAGCCCGCAAAGGCGAACGGGAATGGAACTTTGGTACCGGCATTGTAGACAACAATACCTACGATGTGTACCAGGCGCTGATTGAATATGAATGGGCCCCATTGAACAGGTTAGGTGTAGAAGTAGAACTGCCTTTCACTTTTACGCCTTCATCCAGCTGGCAAAAACAGGTAAACAAACTCAACAGCCTGAAACTGGCTGCGCAATACACGGCACTGGTACACGAGCCTTCAAAAACATCTGTTGCGGTTGGCTACCTGCACGAATTTGAATTGCCCGCATTTCATGCGTATGGCAAAACAGCCCTATTGGCCGGGCATACACTCAGTCCGTTTTTTATTGCAGCCAAAAGATTTGGCAGCAACTGGCATGGGCTTTTGTACACGGGCCCTATTTGGCAATACCACGCCAGTAGCAAACACTGGCACCGGAGTGGACAATACAATCTAAGCAGCCATTACATGCTGCCCGGCACCCGCAATTTTATTGGCGTGGAAGTGAATGCTTCTTCTACAAAGCAAGACCTTGATGTAACCATACGGCCACAAATGCGCCTGAGCATTTCCGACAATTTATTGATTGGAATTGTAGCAGGCATTCCGGTAAAAAGAGAGAACCAACGGCTGAGTTCTTTTGCCCGCATTATATACGAACCCGGCCACAAGCACCGACAGTAA
- a CDS encoding DUF1801 domain-containing protein → MAKPNKTSPNSADPMAFLQAAATAAQLPDCLQIAQLLQEATGHPPRMWGDAIVGFGQYHYKYESGREADFMLVGFAPRKSGISLYIYAHIPANEALLRQLGKYKMGRSCITIQQLQHINTVVMQQIAQQTMAHLQAKWPNPGT, encoded by the coding sequence ATGGCCAAGCCCAACAAAACCAGCCCCAACAGCGCCGACCCCATGGCTTTTTTGCAAGCTGCTGCTACTGCAGCACAGCTGCCCGATTGCCTGCAAATAGCCCAATTGTTACAAGAAGCCACCGGCCACCCGCCCCGCATGTGGGGCGATGCCATTGTAGGCTTTGGGCAATACCATTACAAATACGAGAGTGGCCGCGAAGCCGATTTTATGCTGGTGGGTTTTGCGCCTCGTAAGAGTGGAATTTCTTTATACATCTATGCCCATATTCCAGCCAATGAGGCATTGCTGCGCCAACTGGGCAAGTACAAAATGGGGCGGAGTTGCATTACCATTCAGCAGTTGCAACACATCAATACAGTGGTGATGCAACAGATAGCCCAACAAACCATGGCCCATTTGCAAGCCAAGTGGCCCAACCCCGGCACATAA
- the greA gene encoding transcription elongation factor GreA, giving the protein MSAVNYVTQETFEKMQAELQHMRAVDRPAASRAIAEAREKGDLKENAEYDAAKEAQGLLEAKIKSLESAIANSRIVDTNSIDTSKVSILTKVKITNLATKKTVEYTIVGEKEADLKAGKISATSPIGKGLIGKTVGDVAEVQAPTGILKFKIEEIGV; this is encoded by the coding sequence ATGAGTGCTGTGAACTATGTAACGCAGGAAACCTTTGAAAAAATGCAGGCAGAACTGCAGCACATGCGGGCAGTAGACCGGCCGGCAGCCAGCCGTGCCATTGCGGAAGCCCGTGAAAAAGGCGACCTGAAAGAGAATGCTGAGTACGACGCGGCCAAAGAGGCGCAGGGCTTGCTGGAAGCTAAAATCAAATCGCTGGAATCGGCCATTGCCAACAGCCGTATTGTTGATACCAATAGCATCGACACCAGCAAGGTGAGCATCCTCACCAAGGTAAAAATTACCAACCTGGCCACGAAGAAAACCGTAGAATACACCATTGTGGGCGAAAAAGAAGCCGACCTGAAAGCAGGCAAAATTTCGGCGACTTCACCCATTGGCAAGGGCCTGATTGGTAAAACCGTAGGCGATGTAGCCGAAGTGCAGGCACCGACAGGCATCCTGAAATTTAAGATTGAAGAGATTGGGGTGTAG
- a CDS encoding outer membrane beta-barrel protein, producing MKTKIILAVAVFFVANSYAQITKGNWLVGGNFQFAKSNNNGTASSNSRNTTFTISPKVGAFILDKGAIGLRGNYKSTMTKYEVTPGNLITNRQYTIGVGPFIRYYFLPEEKLVNIISEVNVMYNQNVIKPYGGNNTSKFYNWEYSLQSGAVLFLNSSVAMEALIGYAYIKEKDQDSKVNSLSFNIGFQIHLEKQK from the coding sequence ATGAAAACAAAAATCATTCTTGCTGTAGCAGTTTTTTTTGTTGCTAACAGCTACGCTCAAATCACAAAAGGAAACTGGCTGGTTGGGGGGAATTTCCAATTTGCTAAAAGCAACAATAATGGTACGGCATCATCAAATTCGAGAAATACAACCTTTACTATATCCCCGAAAGTAGGTGCCTTTATTTTAGATAAAGGTGCTATCGGTCTTAGAGGCAACTATAAAAGTACAATGACTAAATACGAAGTGACTCCCGGAAATTTAATTACAAACAGGCAATATACAATTGGGGTCGGGCCATTTATTCGTTACTATTTTTTGCCAGAAGAGAAGTTAGTAAATATTATAAGTGAGGTCAATGTAATGTATAATCAAAATGTAATAAAACCCTATGGCGGTAATAATACTAGTAAGTTTTACAATTGGGAGTACTCCTTACAATCTGGCGCTGTGTTATTCCTAAACTCATCAGTTGCCATGGAAGCCTTAATTGGCTATGCTTACATAAAAGAAAAGGATCAAGATTCAAAAGTTAACAGCCTATCATTCAACATTGGATTTCAAATACATTTAGAAAAACAAAAATAA
- a CDS encoding DUF6249 domain-containing protein: MNGPEILVPITMFAGSFAMVFGVVYLRTRQNLAMIEKGMNPKTDKQRPAPYQNLRWGLLLIGAGIGLALAYIVCSHVLHEEENPALYFAFIGIGGGLGLVGSYKAEKAWLDKEEAKEQQH, encoded by the coding sequence ATGAACGGTCCTGAAATACTTGTACCCATCACCATGTTTGCCGGCAGTTTTGCCATGGTATTTGGCGTGGTGTACCTGCGTACCCGCCAAAACCTCGCCATGATAGAAAAAGGCATGAACCCCAAAACAGATAAGCAGCGGCCTGCGCCTTACCAAAACCTCAGGTGGGGATTGCTGCTCATTGGTGCGGGCATTGGCTTGGCACTGGCCTACATTGTGTGCAGCCATGTGCTGCACGAAGAAGAAAACCCGGCCCTGTATTTTGCCTTCATCGGCATTGGCGGCGGCCTCGGTTTGGTAGGCAGCTACAAAGCCGAAAAAGCCTGGCTCGACAAAGAAGAAGCCAAAGAGCAACAACACTAA
- a CDS encoding DNA polymerase III subunit beta has product MVKYKRTDVSCPKADSFIVPKKPLNLLKSALPDNEDEITINYNSNHLFVVHGTTQMSCRLIDARFPDYKVVIPADNPYKMTVSKADFQQALRRVSIFSNKSTNQVALTINGSQLQLAAQDIDFSFEGNERMPCQYNGQDLQIAFNAKFLIEMLNAADTQEVVMELSTPTKAGIIKPTEMGDGEELLMLVMPLMLNS; this is encoded by the coding sequence CTGGTAAAATACAAGCGTACCGATGTGAGCTGCCCCAAAGCCGATTCGTTTATTGTGCCTAAAAAGCCATTGAACCTGCTGAAGAGTGCCTTGCCCGACAACGAAGACGAAATCACCATTAACTATAATTCCAACCACCTGTTTGTGGTGCATGGCACTACGCAAATGAGCTGTCGTTTGATTGATGCCCGTTTCCCCGATTACAAAGTGGTTATTCCTGCCGACAACCCGTACAAAATGACGGTGAGCAAAGCTGATTTTCAGCAGGCACTGCGCCGGGTAAGCATCTTTAGCAACAAGAGCACCAATCAGGTGGCACTCACCATCAATGGCAGCCAACTACAGCTGGCCGCACAAGACATCGACTTTAGTTTTGAAGGAAACGAACGCATGCCTTGCCAGTACAACGGCCAGGATTTGCAGATTGCTTTCAACGCCAAGTTTTTGATTGAAATGCTGAACGCCGCCGATACCCAGGAAGTAGTGATGGAACTGAGCACTCCTACCAAGGCGGGCATTATTAAACCCACCGAAATGGGCGATGGCGAAGAACTGCTGATGCTGGTAATGCCGCTGATGCTGAACAGCTAA
- a CDS encoding thiamine-binding protein, producing MHTHPINASIQLVPIQDADKAMGIIDEAIALIRTSGLAYEVGPFGTSVEGAYEEVMALIHRINAWMAANSSAEWVLNIQLHIAPAQAVTMQQKTAKHR from the coding sequence ATGCATACACATCCTATCAACGCCTCTATACAACTGGTACCCATACAAGATGCCGATAAAGCCATGGGCATCATCGACGAAGCCATTGCCCTCATCCGTACTTCAGGATTGGCCTACGAAGTAGGACCTTTCGGCACTTCGGTAGAAGGAGCATATGAAGAGGTGATGGCCCTCATTCACCGCATCAATGCGTGGATGGCGGCAAACAGCTCGGCCGAGTGGGTGTTGAACATTCAGCTGCATATAGCACCCGCACAAGCGGTAACCATGCAACAAAAAACCGCCAAGCACCGATAA
- a CDS encoding Crp/Fnr family transcriptional regulator has protein sequence MQHFPIAFVQRFKAAINQLQPVSDETLEQFLAHFELIDVKKGAALLREGEVCRHLYFIVKGGIRCFMHDDQGREINLHFYFEDELVSEFKSLRLQQPSDRNLITLSPCKLLKVSRPDYLSMFEQNIEFTQAAFRFFQELYIAEEAHSEMLKKLSAEERYLHVCNHHPHLLQRVSLTQLASWLGTSRESLSRIRARLNN, from the coding sequence ATGCAACATTTTCCAATTGCTTTTGTACAACGGTTCAAAGCCGCCATCAATCAGTTACAGCCCGTTTCCGACGAGACGCTGGAGCAGTTTTTGGCGCATTTTGAATTGATAGATGTGAAGAAAGGCGCAGCGCTTTTGCGGGAGGGAGAAGTATGCAGGCATCTCTACTTTATTGTAAAAGGGGGCATCCGATGTTTTATGCACGATGACCAGGGACGTGAAATCAACCTGCATTTTTATTTTGAAGATGAACTCGTCAGCGAATTTAAAAGCCTGCGGTTGCAGCAACCCTCCGACCGGAATTTGATTACGCTTTCTCCCTGCAAATTGCTCAAGGTTTCGCGGCCCGACTACCTGTCGATGTTTGAGCAAAACATAGAATTCACCCAGGCAGCGTTTCGTTTTTTTCAAGAGCTGTACATAGCCGAAGAAGCACACAGCGAAATGCTGAAGAAACTTTCGGCGGAAGAACGGTATTTGCATGTATGCAATCATCATCCGCACTTGCTGCAGCGGGTTTCGCTTACACAACTGGCCTCTTGGTTGGGTACCAGCCGCGAAAGTCTGAGCCGCATTCGTGCCCGCCTTAACAACTGA
- a CDS encoding sterol desaturase family protein, with translation MNAVLEFFNGLESRPLLRLLLVAVPVLLLWLLENGYPLIQLHYKRSKGRHAVVNFTFTLTHFVVHGALAFGMVFIADWCQRHQFGVVHWLGLPVWGIVVAGVLSMDFFGGWLVHWVEHQVPFFWRMHIVHHADNNVDVTSGLRHHPFEALNRWVFFAAGIFIMGLPIYAVMLAQTFMSMFTMFTHANIRLPERLDKAISWIFISPNMHKVHHHWKQPYTDSNYGTALSIWDRLLGTFSYLPPAQIRYGLDRYYSNTEDENIGTLMQSPFHNAAEVGEPANR, from the coding sequence ATGAATGCCGTCCTCGAATTTTTCAACGGGCTCGAAAGCCGGCCGTTGTTGCGCCTGTTACTGGTAGCCGTTCCGGTATTGTTGCTGTGGCTGCTCGAAAACGGATACCCGTTGATACAACTGCATTACAAACGATCCAAGGGCAGGCATGCCGTAGTCAATTTTACTTTTACACTAACGCATTTTGTAGTGCATGGGGCGCTGGCATTTGGCATGGTGTTCATAGCCGACTGGTGCCAGCGTCATCAATTTGGTGTGGTGCATTGGCTGGGCTTGCCCGTATGGGGCATTGTAGTAGCCGGTGTACTGAGCATGGATTTTTTTGGTGGCTGGCTGGTGCATTGGGTAGAGCATCAGGTGCCTTTTTTCTGGCGTATGCACATTGTGCACCATGCCGATAACAATGTAGACGTAACCAGCGGTTTGCGCCATCATCCTTTTGAAGCCTTAAACCGTTGGGTATTTTTTGCTGCAGGCATTTTCATCATGGGCTTACCCATTTATGCCGTGATGCTGGCGCAAACATTCATGAGCATGTTCACCATGTTTACCCATGCCAATATTCGCCTGCCGGAGCGGCTCGATAAAGCCATCAGCTGGATATTCATCAGCCCCAATATGCACAAAGTGCACCACCACTGGAAGCAACCCTACACCGACAGCAACTATGGTACGGCCCTCAGCATTTGGGACAGGCTGCTGGGTACGTTCAGCTACCTGCCGCCTGCACAAATCCGTTATGGGTTAGACAGGTATTACAGCAATACCGAAGATGAAAACATTGGTACCCTCATGCAGAGCCCGTTTCACAATGCGGCCGAAGTAGGCGAACCTGCCAACCGCTGA
- a CDS encoding RNA polymerase sigma factor → MGHPLTDQELIERILQGQQQLFAVLVERYQQLVFTVAHRMVPQREDAEELAQSAFVKAYQNLGNYRGEAKFSTWLYTIVHSVCLTFLRKRTLATQSLDNEQVYASADNLDGGMRANVVETKSKQATLTQAIQQLSADDAQVLTLFYQAEQSLEEIGRIMQIDPNTVKVKLHRARHRLKTLLEKNYAQEVQDWRY, encoded by the coding sequence ATGGGCCATCCCCTTACCGATCAGGAATTGATAGAACGTATTCTGCAAGGCCAGCAACAGTTGTTTGCTGTGCTGGTGGAGCGGTATCAGCAGTTGGTATTTACGGTGGCCCATCGCATGGTGCCGCAGCGGGAAGATGCCGAAGAACTGGCGCAGTCGGCATTTGTAAAGGCCTACCAAAACCTGGGCAACTACCGCGGCGAAGCCAAGTTCAGCACCTGGCTGTACACGATTGTGCATTCTGTTTGTCTTACTTTTTTGCGCAAGCGAACCTTGGCCACACAATCGCTGGACAATGAACAGGTGTATGCCAGTGCGGATAATTTGGATGGCGGCATGCGGGCCAATGTGGTGGAAACAAAATCGAAACAAGCCACACTAACGCAGGCCATACAGCAGCTGAGTGCCGATGATGCACAGGTGCTCACCTTGTTTTATCAGGCTGAGCAATCGCTGGAAGAAATTGGCCGCATCATGCAGATTGACCCCAACACGGTGAAAGTAAAACTGCATCGTGCCCGGCATCGGTTAAAGACATTACTTGAAAAAAACTATGCACAAGAAGTGCAGGATTGGCGATACTAA
- the kdsB gene encoding 3-deoxy-manno-octulosonate cytidylyltransferase: MKTIAMIPARYAATRFPAKLMQQLGNKTVIRHTYDNTVATGLFDEVMVVTDSDIIYNEIVQHGGKAKMSIRQHESGSDRIAEAVADMEVDIVVNVQGDEPFVKAAPLKKLLDVFAGEDGQNVQVASLMQVLTHAASIADPNYVKVAVDLNMNSLMFSRSPIPYHRDQNLTPVYYEHIGVYAFRKQALLNFTNWAMTPLEAAEKIECLRYLEHGIPLKMVVVDYMGVEIDTPEDLEKAARLL, translated from the coding sequence ATGAAGACTATTGCCATGATACCGGCCCGTTATGCGGCCACTCGTTTTCCCGCCAAGCTCATGCAGCAGCTCGGCAATAAAACCGTTATCCGCCATACCTACGACAATACCGTGGCCACCGGCTTGTTTGATGAAGTGATGGTGGTAACCGACAGCGATATTATTTACAACGAAATAGTACAGCATGGCGGCAAGGCCAAAATGAGCATTCGCCAACACGAAAGCGGCAGCGACCGCATAGCCGAAGCCGTGGCCGATATGGAGGTAGACATAGTGGTAAATGTGCAGGGAGATGAGCCATTTGTAAAAGCCGCACCGTTAAAAAAACTACTCGATGTATTTGCCGGCGAGGACGGACAAAACGTACAAGTGGCCAGCCTGATGCAAGTGCTAACGCATGCAGCCAGCATTGCCGATCCCAACTATGTAAAAGTGGCGGTAGACCTCAACATGAACAGCCTGATGTTTAGCCGTTCGCCCATACCATACCACCGCGACCAAAACCTGACGCCGGTGTATTACGAGCACATTGGTGTGTATGCTTTTCGGAAGCAGGCATTGCTCAACTTTACCAACTGGGCCATGACGCCGTTGGAAGCCGCCGAAAAAATTGAGTGCCTCCGCTACCTTGAGCATGGCATACCGCTCAAAATGGTAGTGGTAGATTATATGGGCGTAGAAATAGATACGCCAGAAGATCTGGAGAAAGCAGCCCGATTGTTGTAA
- a CDS encoding iron-containing alcohol dehydrogenase family protein, producing MQFRNFKMVGYVVYGRGSFNQLDEIIAPHRKAGAPMVFLLDHYFQGKPLESRIPLRGNDVLLYADVTYEPKTTQVDRIASELKEAYGTVSGIIGIGGGSTMDLAKAVSLMMGNTGSSADYQGWDLVKQPGVYKVGIPTLSGTGAEVSRTTVLTGPTRKLGMNSDFTPFDQIVLDPELTKDAPKNQRFYTGMDCYIHCIESLEGTYLNEFSKSYGEKALQLCREVFLEEPHWTDECDDKLMMASYAGGMSIAYSQVGVAHAVSYGLSYLLGTKHGIGNCIVFDQLEEFYPAGVAEFKRMVAKDGYEIPKGICANLTDEQFDKMIDVSLGMKPLWENALGKNWEAQMTRSRLRALYEKL from the coding sequence ATGCAATTCAGAAACTTTAAAATGGTGGGCTACGTGGTGTATGGCCGTGGCAGCTTCAACCAATTGGATGAAATTATTGCACCACACCGCAAAGCCGGTGCCCCCATGGTGTTTTTACTCGATCATTATTTTCAGGGCAAGCCATTGGAAAGCCGCATACCGCTGCGGGGAAACGATGTGCTGCTGTACGCCGATGTAACATACGAACCCAAAACCACACAGGTAGACCGCATTGCCAGCGAACTAAAAGAAGCCTATGGCACTGTGAGTGGTATCATTGGCATTGGTGGTGGCAGTACCATGGATTTGGCCAAAGCCGTAAGCCTCATGATGGGCAACACCGGCAGCAGTGCCGACTATCAGGGTTGGGATTTGGTAAAGCAACCCGGCGTGTACAAAGTAGGTATTCCTACACTGAGTGGTACCGGTGCCGAAGTAAGCCGTACCACCGTGCTTACAGGCCCTACCCGTAAGCTGGGCATGAACAGCGATTTTACCCCTTTCGATCAAATTGTACTCGACCCAGAGTTGACCAAAGACGCACCCAAAAACCAACGTTTTTATACCGGCATGGATTGTTACATCCATTGCATCGAAAGTTTGGAAGGCACTTACCTCAATGAGTTTAGCAAAAGCTATGGTGAGAAGGCCTTGCAGCTTTGCCGCGAAGTGTTTTTAGAAGAACCACACTGGACCGATGAATGCGACGATAAACTGATGATGGCCAGCTATGCCGGCGGCATGAGTATTGCGTATAGCCAGGTAGGTGTGGCCCATGCAGTAAGCTATGGCCTCAGCTATTTGCTGGGCACCAAGCATGGCATTGGCAACTGCATCGTGTTCGATCAGCTGGAGGAGTTTTATCCTGCAGGTGTGGCGGAGTTTAAACGCATGGTGGCAAAAGATGGCTACGAAATTCCCAAGGGCATTTGCGCCAACCTTACCGATGAACAGTTCGACAAAATGATTGACGTAAGCCTTGGCATGAAGCCTTTGTGGGAAAATGCCCTCGGCAAAAACTGGGAAGCACAAATGACCCGCAGCAGATTGCGGGCACTGTAC
- a CDS encoding regulatory protein RecX, producing MQQPKDRWTPNQAWEKMKHFCAYQERCQQEVYQKMRAASLTAEEADTIISRLIEENYLNEERYARQFAGGHFRLKKWGKQKIVYALKQKQISDYCIRKAMEEIGDDAYTQALHKLARAKWAAIRTGTPAQRWAKTKLFLLQKGYQGNEVQAVLQQLQRGDLEE from the coding sequence ATGCAGCAGCCCAAAGACAGATGGACGCCCAACCAGGCCTGGGAAAAAATGAAGCACTTCTGCGCCTATCAGGAGCGGTGCCAGCAGGAGGTGTACCAAAAAATGCGGGCTGCCAGTCTTACGGCCGAAGAAGCCGATACCATCATCAGCCGGCTGATAGAAGAAAACTACCTGAACGAAGAGCGGTATGCCCGCCAGTTTGCCGGCGGCCACTTTCGGCTGAAGAAATGGGGCAAACAGAAAATAGTGTATGCACTGAAGCAAAAGCAAATCAGCGATTATTGCATACGCAAAGCCATGGAAGAAATAGGCGACGATGCCTACACACAGGCCTTGCACAAACTGGCCCGTGCCAAATGGGCCGCCATCCGCACCGGCACACCCGCCCAACGCTGGGCCAAAACCAAATTGTTTCTGCTGCAAAAAGGCTATCAGGGCAACGAGGTGCAGGCTGTGCTGCAACAATTGCAACGCGGCGATTTGGAGGAGTAA
- a CDS encoding DNA polymerase III subunit beta, translating into MKFIVSSSVLLKQLQQINGVIQANNVLPILEDFLFEIDKNTLTVTATDLETVMRVKLDVEAKDSGKVCVPAKILMDSLKNLPDQPLTFNIDKNYGIELTSDSGKYKVMGENPDNFPKEPSADDTNSFTMTSTALVTAINKTLFAVSTDDLRPAMTGVFLN; encoded by the coding sequence ATGAAGTTTATTGTTTCCTCCTCCGTATTACTGAAGCAACTGCAACAAATCAATGGTGTGATTCAGGCCAACAACGTGCTGCCCATTCTGGAAGACTTTTTGTTTGAAATAGACAAAAACACACTGACAGTAACGGCTACCGACCTGGAAACCGTGATGCGGGTGAAGCTGGATGTGGAAGCCAAAGACAGCGGCAAAGTGTGTGTGCCCGCCAAAATTTTGATGGACTCACTCAAAAACCTGCCCGACCAGCCGCTTACTTTCAACATCGATAAAAACTACGGCATTGAACTCACCAGCGATAGCGGTAAGTACAAGGTAATGGGCGAAAACCCCGATAACTTCCCTAAGGAGCCATCGGCGGATGATACCAACAGCTTTACCATGACCAGCACGGCATTGGTAACGGCCATCAACAAAACCTTGTTTGCCGTAAGTACCGATGACCTGCGCCCCGCCATGACCGGTGTGTTTTTGAACTGA